The Daucus carota subsp. sativus chromosome 7, DH1 v3.0, whole genome shotgun sequence genome window below encodes:
- the LOC108193235 gene encoding uncharacterized protein LOC108193235, which translates to MYMKMKLIQCVLRSFNVRLSHQSRTSVACFGVRVRAFSADSICYCVLIVVYLCNFMFGCMMCWNICLHCTFLGRDSFSRLSDIWPDTWGCLECDFDSVNGNGNKLVLRPMKRLDRAESYNSDYGNSGGRFNLDNRSEIFDGLDESFNTLSDGMDDKLKEAATCYSAPEILKIQNMSTGRT; encoded by the exons ATGTATATGAAGATGAAACTTATTCAGTGTGTATTGAGGTCTTTCAATGTTAGGTTGTCTCATCAGTCGAGAACTTCTGTGGCCTGTTTCGGGGTCAGAGTCAGAGCTTTTTCAGCAGATTCAATTTGCTATTGTGTATTAATCGTAGTATATTTGTGCAATTTCATGTTCGGATGTATGATGTGTTGGAATATATGCTTACATTGTACATTTCTTGGAAGAGATAGTTTTAGCCGTCTAAGTGACATTTGGCCAGATACTTGGGGATGTTTGGAATGTGATTTTGACTCGGTTAATGGGAATGGTAATAAGCTT GTGCTCAGGCCAATGAAa AGACTAGATAGGGCTGAGAGCTACAATTCTGATTATGGCAATTCTGGTGGCAGATTTAATTTGGATAACAGATCAGAAATTTTTGATGGCTTGGATGAGAGTTTTAACACCTTGTCAGATGGAATGGATGATAAGTTAAAAGAAGCTGCCACTTGCTACAGTGCTCCTGAaattttgaagatccagaatatGAGTACAGGTCGGACGTAA